A single window of Mustela erminea isolate mMusErm1 chromosome 4, mMusErm1.Pri, whole genome shotgun sequence DNA harbors:
- the MCM3 gene encoding DNA replication licensing factor MCM3, protein MAGTVVLDDVELREAQRDYLDFLDDEEDQGIYQSKVRELISDNQYRLIVNVNDLRRKNEKRANRLLSNAFEELVAFQRALKDFVASIDATYAKQYEEFYIGLEGSFGSKHVSPRTLTSCFLSCVVCVEGIVTKCSLVRPKVVRSVHYCPATKKTIERRYSDLTTLVAFPSSSVYPTKDEENNPLETEYGLSVYKDHQTITIQEMPEKAPAGQLPRSVDVILDDDLVDKVKPGDRVQVVGTYRCLPGKKGGYTSGTFRTILIACNVKQMSKDVQPSFSAEDIAKIKKFSKTRSKDIFDQLARSLAPSIHGHDYVKKAILCLLLGGVERDLENGSHIRGDINILLIGDPSVAKSQLLRYVLCTAPRAIPTTGRGSSGVGLTAAVTTDQETGERRLEAGAMVLADRGVVCIDEFDKMSDMDRTAIHEVMEQGRVTIAKAGIHARLNARCSVLAAANPVYGRYDQYKTPMENIGLQDSLLSRFDLLFIMLDQMDPEQDREISDHVLRMHRYRAPGEQDGDAMPLGSAVDILATDDPSFNQEDQQDTQIYEKHDNLLHGTKKKKEKMVSAAFMRKYIHVAKIIKPILTQESGAYIAEEYSRLRSQDSMSSDTARTSPVTARTLETLIRLATAHAKARMSKTVDLQDAEEAVELVQYAYFKKVLEKEKKRKKRNEDESETEDEEEKSQEDQEQKSKRRRTRHSDAKDGGSYDPYDFSDTEEEMPQVHTPKTADSQETKETQKVELSESRLKEFKVALLDVFREAHAQSVGMNRLTESINQDREEPFSSAEIQAALSKMQDDNQVMVSEGIIFLI, encoded by the exons ATGGCCGGGACAGTGGTACTGGACGACGTAGAGCTGCGAGAGGCGCAGAGAGATTACCTGGATTTCTTGGATGACGAG GAAGACCAGGGAATTTATCAGAGCAAAGTTCGGGAGCTGATCAGTGACAACCAATACCGGTTGATTGTCAATGTGAATGACCTGCGCAGGAAGAATGAGAAGAGGGCTAACCG CCTCCTGAGCAATGCCTTTGAGGAGCTGGTTGCCTTCCAGCGAGCTTTAAAGGATTTTGTGGCCTCCATTGATGCTACCTATGCCAAGCAATATGAGGAGTTCTACATAGGATTGGAGGGCAGCTTTGGCTCCAAGCATGTCTCTCCCCGGACTCTTACCTCTTGCTTCCTCAGCTGTGTAGTCTGCGTGGAGGGCATTGTCACCAAGT GCTCTCTAGTTCGTCCCAAAGTTGTCCGCAGTGTCCACTACTGCCCTGCTACCAAGAAGACTATAGAACGACGTTACTCTGATCTCACTACCCTGGTGGccttcccttccagctctgtCTATCCCACCAAG GACGAGGAAAATAATCCCCTCGAGACCGAATATGGCCTTTCTGTCTACAAGGACCACCAGACCATCACGATCCAGGAGATGCCGGAGAAGGCCCCAGCTGGCCAACTTCCCCGCTCAGTGGACGTCATTCTGGACGATGACTTGGTAGATAAAGTGAAGCCTGGTGACCGAGTCCAGGTGGTGGGGACCTATCGTTGTCTTCCTGGAAAGAAGGGAGGCTACACCTCAGGGACCTTCAG GACTATCCTGATTGCCTGTAATGTGAAGCAAATGAGCAAGGACGTTCAGCCTTCATTCTCTGCTGAGGATATAGCCAAGATCAAGAAGTTCAGTAAAACTCGTTCCAAG GATATCTTTGACCAGCTGGCCAGGTCGTTGGCCCCTAGCATCCACGGGCATGACTATGTTAAGAAGGCGATTCTCTGCTTGCTCTTGGGAGGGGTGGAACGAGACCTTGAAAATGGCAGTCACATCCGTGGGGACATCAATATTCTCCTGATCG GGGACCCATCGGTTGCCAAGTCTCAGCTTCTACGCTATGTGCTGTGCACTGCTCCACGGGCTATCCCCACCACTGGACGGGGCTCTTCTGGAGTGGGTCTGACGGCTGCTGTCACCACAGACCAGGAAACGG GGGAGCGCCGCCTGGAAGCAGGGGCCATGGTCCTTGCTGACCGAGGTGTGGTTTGCATCGATGAATTTGACAAGATGTCCGACATGGACCGCACGGCCATCCATGAAGTGATGGAGCAGGGTCGAGTCACCATCGCCAAGGCTGGCATCCATGCTCGGCTGAATGCCCGCTGCAGTGTTTTGGCAGCTGCCAACCCCGTCTATGGCAGG TATGATCAGTATAAGACCCCCATGGAGAACATTGGGCTACAGGACTCACTGCTATCCCGATTTGACTTACTCTTCATCATGCTGGATCAGATGGACCCTGAGCAGGATCGGGAAATCTCGGACCATGTCCTTAGGATGCACcgttacagggcacctggggaaCAGGATGGCGATG CTATGCCTTTGGGTAGTGCTGTGGATATCCTGGCCACAGATGATCCCAGTTTTAACCAGGAAGACCAGCAGGACACCCAGATTTATGAGAAGCATGACAATCTTCTGCATGGGACCAAGAAGAAAAA GGAGAAGATGGTGAGTGCAGCGTTCATGAGGAAGTACATCCACGTGGCCAAAATCATCAAGCCCATCCTAACTCAGGAGTCAGGTGCCTACATTGCAGAAGAGTACTCACGCCTGCGCAGCCAGGACAGCATGAGCTCGGACACTGCCCGG acATCACCAGTTACAGCCCGGACACTGGAAACTCTTATTCGATTGGCCACAGCCCATGCCAAGGCCCGCATGAGCAAGACTGTGGACTTGCAGGATGCAGAGGAAGCTGTGGAGTTGGTTCAGTATGCTTACTTCAAGAAG GTtctagagaaggagaagaaacgaAAGAAGCGAAATGAAGATGAATCAGAGACAGAGGATGAAGAGGAGAAAAGCCAGGAGGACCAAGAGCAGAAGAGTAAGAG GAGGAGGACTCGTCACTCTGACGCCAAGGATGGGGGCTCCTATGACCCATATGACTTTAGtgacacagaggaggaaatgcCTCAAG TGCACACTCCAAAGACTGCAGATTCACAGGAGACCAAGGAGACCCAGAAGGTGGAACTGAGTGAATCCAG GTTGAAGGAATTCAAGGTGGCCCTCTTGGATGTGTTCCGGGAAGCTCATGCACAGTCGGTGGGCATGAATCGCCTCACGGAATCCATCAACCAGGACAGAGAAGAGCCCTTCTCTTCAGCAGAGATCCAGGCTGCGCTGAGCAAGATGCAGGACGACaaccaggtcatggtctccgagGGCATCATCTTCCTCATCTGA